A window of the Juglans microcarpa x Juglans regia isolate MS1-56 chromosome 5D, Jm3101_v1.0, whole genome shotgun sequence genome harbors these coding sequences:
- the LOC121264317 gene encoding berberine bridge enzyme-like 7 — MKTSCHRPPSIPIILATILFSISCANSKQVNLHMFFRCLSNNSSPFHQVSQAIYTPNNASFLSVLNSYIKNPRFLTSTTPKPLAIITAKHISHIQATVICAHRYGLEIRIRSGGHDSEGLSYVSNNPFLVLDMLNFRALHIDIASETALVQAGATLGELYYKIAEKSKVHAFPAGVCPTVGTGGHFSGGGYGNLMRKYGLSVDNIIDAQIVNVNGSILDRKSMGEDVFWAIRGGGGASFGVIISWTIKLVRVPSMVTVFHVIRTLEQNATDVVYRWQEVAHNLPKDLFIRAFLQAVDGSQEGKKTMQVHFIGHFLGKSKSLLPLMNVRFPELRLHQDDCNEMTWIESTLFWALFPIGTPTDSLLVRPSKVNASSFISKSDYVKEPIPKTGLKSLWKMFIKIGRNGWMEWHPYGGRMSEISESETPFPHRAGNIFKIEYYVQWVEEGTEATNHYRNLARTLYKVMRPYVSKSPREAFLNYRDLDIGIASSSHNRTILIKSARVYGCKYFKGNLDRLMRAKKSIDPSNFFKNEQSIPPAGH, encoded by the coding sequence ATGAAGACCTCATGCCATCGGCCACCTTCAATCCCAATCATTCTTGCAACCATTTTGTTCTCAATTTCATGTGCGAATTCAAAGCAAGTTAATCTCCACATGTTTTTCCGATGCCTCTCAAATAATTCTTCACCATTCCACCAAGTCTCTCAGGCCATCTACACccccaacaatgcctcttttCTGTCAGTTTTGAACTCCTACATAAAAAACCCCAGGTTTCTGACATCTACGACCCCAAAACCGCTCGCTATTATAACTGCCAAACACATTTCTCACATCCAAGCAACCGTTATTTGTGCACATCGTTATGGCTTGGAAATCAGGATTCGAAGTGGTGGCCATGACAGTGAGGGTCTTTCATATGTATCAAATAATCCATTTCTAGTCCTTGACATGTTAAACTTTCGAGCTCTACACATTGATATAGCATCCGAGACTGCATTGGTTCAGGCTGGCGCTACTCTTGGTGAGCTCTATTACAAAATCGCTGAGAAAAGCAAAGTCCATGCTTTCCCTGCTGGGGTCTGTCCGACCGTAGGCACGGGTGGACACTTTTCTGGAGGTGGATATGGAAACTTGATGCGAAAGTATGGCCTCTCTGTAGATAATATAATCGATGCGCAAATAGTCAATGTCAATGGATCGATCCTTGATAGAAAATCCATGGGAGAGGACGTGTTTTGGGCCATTAGAGGAGGTGGTGGAGCAAGCTTTGGAGTCATTATTTCCTGGACGATAAAGTTGGTACGAGTTCCATCCATGGTGACAGTGTTTCACGTTATAAGGACATTGGAACAGAATGCAACAGATGTTGTTTATCGTTGGCAAGAGGTTGCACATAATCTACCAAAAGACCTCTTCATAAGGGCATTTCTACAAGCAGTGGATGGAAGTCAGGAAGGCAAGAAGACGATGCAAGTTCATTTCATTGGACACTTTCTGGGAAAATCTAAAAGCCTTCTCCCTTTGATGAATGTCAGGTTTCCCGAACTAAGATTGCATCAAGATGATTGCAATGAAATGACATGGATTGAGTCCACTCTTTTCTGGGCACTTTTCCCCATCGGAACTCCCACAGATTCTTTACTAGTTAGGCCATCCAAGGTAAATGCCTCCTCCTTCATAAGCAAGTCTGATTATGTGAAAGAACCAATTCCAAAGACTGGTTTAAAATCCCTATGGAAGATGTTTATTAAAATAGGGCGAAATGGATGGATGGAATGGCATCCTTATGGAGGAAGAATGAGTGAGATTTCGGAATCAGAGACTCCATTCCCGCACAGGGCTGGAAACATATTCAAGATAGAGTACTATGTGCAATGGGTGGAAGAAGGTACAGAGGCTACGAACCATTATCGTAATTTGGCAAGAACCCTATACAAGGTGATGAGACCATACGTATCAAAGTCCCCAAGAGAGGCTTTTCTCAACTATAGAGATCTTGATATCGGTATTGCCAGTTCAAGTCATAATCGTACAATCCTTATTAAGAGTGCACGAGTATATGGATGTAAGTATTTCAAGGGCAATTTGGACAGGTTGATGCGTGCGAAGAAGAGCATTGATCCTtccaatttcttcaaaaatgaaCAAAGCATTCCTCCGGCCGGTCACTGA